The following are encoded in a window of Sphingobium sp. AP49 genomic DNA:
- a CDS encoding TonB-dependent receptor, whose product MSDSHMQSVRIALFAASAFGALSLAQAAAAQDATAPAAAEAPGPQADETADIVVTGIRASLESATNAKKNAVAFGDSIFAEDIGKLPATNLAETLNRMPGVRLNRDINGEGTQVAIRGLGPSFTRVLLNGSQLQVASDGGTNGGSANREVDLDFFPSELFTRLDLAKSPTPSTLEGGIAGTVNLRNARPFDKPGTHVTVVAQGQYTDSNDKLSPRGAIVASHTTDTFGILVGVAGVKTKTRVDGFETVGWTDGNLGAGDPGGNNFSWASVVPNNAGHGLVAGQPVDVVATSGLTRSQLSTALLPRLGRESLTDGDRSRISALGSIEWRPSDELHFALDGMWAKSERNYSKVNMNWQVRNSGPGTSAQSTGGMIPIDLTVDDNGVVTSGTFANSSYFLEASLFKQTTKFWNVNPSLTWQPADNLKVDLSANYSKSKFFREQPTWAFQTTPQSGVDVYYDNTGGEYPSITSNLDLNDPNNGSWQWYRQNVSLVKRDTTTKGTHLDVTYGDDMFNVKVGAAYDRAERSIRAYDNSPAYQLSVCGTGCTGATGSVPTSAIPQYLMSSSAAGFIVPDFDALKQATNYASYRDSAPETRGAVTGGATGDMDEKVWGAYFELNGVVDIAGRDLHINTGMRYAHTDQTVVGPSQIGTAIVDITSASSYENFLPSINLTYDVMNNVRLRASASRTMTRPDASQILPGITFSDPSALVATAGNPNLQPYTSDNYDIGGEFYTGGIGYVGVSLFQKNVQGFTVTTSDQVAFGSLNIPFDSLISTQQNALNDRSLQTGVPVNDLPITVNRPINLKDLKIQGIELTWVQPLDFLVKGLGFSANGTYLKQKSSSGLVATGVSPYSYNLQGFYENDDLSVSVNYVWNDDAIAVNGPQNGINGADLKSDARGQLDMSAGYQLPFFNKALRLTVDVLNITNESIRTTFEYSNAAYSVYYPGRTVLAGIRANF is encoded by the coding sequence ATGTCTGATTCACACATGCAATCCGTCCGTATCGCGCTCTTCGCGGCTTCCGCGTTCGGCGCGCTGTCGCTGGCGCAGGCCGCCGCCGCGCAGGATGCTACCGCACCGGCTGCAGCCGAAGCGCCCGGTCCGCAGGCCGACGAAACCGCGGACATCGTCGTCACCGGCATCCGCGCCTCGCTGGAAAGCGCCACCAACGCCAAGAAGAATGCCGTTGCCTTTGGCGACTCCATCTTCGCGGAAGACATCGGCAAGCTGCCCGCCACCAACCTGGCTGAAACGCTGAACCGCATGCCCGGCGTGCGCCTCAACCGCGACATCAATGGCGAAGGCACCCAGGTCGCGATCCGCGGCCTTGGCCCCAGCTTCACCCGCGTCCTGCTCAACGGCTCGCAGCTTCAGGTCGCGTCGGACGGCGGCACCAACGGCGGCAGCGCCAACCGTGAAGTCGATCTCGACTTCTTCCCGTCCGAACTCTTCACCCGCCTCGATCTCGCCAAGAGTCCGACGCCCTCGACGCTGGAAGGCGGCATTGCCGGTACCGTCAACCTGCGCAACGCCCGTCCCTTCGACAAGCCGGGCACCCATGTCACCGTGGTGGCGCAGGGCCAATATACTGACAGCAATGACAAGCTGTCGCCGCGCGGCGCGATCGTCGCCAGCCACACCACCGATACCTTCGGCATCCTGGTCGGCGTCGCCGGGGTCAAGACCAAGACCCGCGTCGACGGCTTTGAAACGGTCGGCTGGACCGACGGCAATCTGGGCGCGGGCGATCCGGGCGGCAATAATTTCTCCTGGGCCTCGGTCGTTCCCAACAATGCCGGCCATGGCCTGGTCGCCGGCCAGCCGGTCGATGTCGTCGCGACCTCGGGCTTGACCCGCAGCCAGCTGAGCACCGCCTTGCTCCCGCGTCTGGGCCGCGAAAGCCTGACCGATGGCGATCGTTCGCGCATCTCGGCGCTCGGCTCGATCGAATGGCGCCCGTCGGATGAACTCCACTTCGCCCTGGACGGCATGTGGGCCAAGTCGGAGCGTAATTACAGCAAGGTCAACATGAACTGGCAGGTCCGCAATTCCGGGCCGGGCACCAGCGCGCAGTCGACCGGCGGCATGATCCCGATCGACCTCACTGTCGACGACAATGGCGTGGTGACCAGCGGCACCTTTGCCAACTCCTCCTATTTCCTCGAAGCCAGCCTGTTCAAGCAGACGACCAAATTCTGGAACGTCAATCCCAGCCTGACCTGGCAGCCGGCCGACAATCTGAAGGTCGACCTCAGCGCCAATTATTCCAAGAGCAAATTCTTCCGCGAGCAGCCGACCTGGGCGTTCCAGACGACCCCGCAGTCGGGTGTCGATGTCTATTATGACAATACGGGCGGCGAATATCCGTCGATCACATCCAATCTCGACCTCAACGATCCGAACAATGGCAGCTGGCAATGGTATCGCCAGAATGTCTCGCTGGTGAAGCGCGACACGACGACCAAGGGTACGCATCTCGACGTCACCTATGGCGACGACATGTTCAACGTAAAGGTCGGTGCCGCCTATGACCGGGCGGAACGCTCGATCCGCGCCTATGACAACAGCCCGGCCTATCAGTTGTCGGTTTGTGGCACAGGCTGCACCGGCGCGACCGGTTCGGTTCCGACCAGCGCGATCCCGCAATATCTGATGAGCTCTTCGGCAGCGGGCTTCATCGTGCCCGATTTCGATGCGCTCAAGCAGGCGACCAACTATGCCAGCTATCGTGACAGCGCGCCGGAAACCCGTGGTGCCGTCACCGGCGGCGCGACCGGCGACATGGATGAAAAGGTCTGGGGCGCCTATTTCGAGTTGAACGGCGTTGTCGATATTGCCGGGCGTGACCTGCACATCAATACCGGCATGCGCTATGCCCACACCGATCAGACCGTCGTCGGACCCAGCCAGATCGGCACCGCGATCGTCGATATCACCTCGGCATCGAGCTACGAGAATTTCCTGCCGTCGATCAACCTGACCTATGACGTCATGAACAATGTCCGGCTGCGTGCCTCGGCGTCGCGGACGATGACCCGTCCCGATGCCAGCCAGATCCTGCCGGGCATCACCTTCTCCGATCCGTCAGCGCTGGTGGCAACGGCGGGCAATCCCAACCTTCAGCCCTACACGTCGGACAATTATGACATCGGCGGCGAATTCTACACCGGCGGCATCGGTTATGTCGGCGTGTCGCTGTTCCAGAAGAATGTCCAGGGCTTCACCGTCACCACTTCCGATCAGGTTGCCTTCGGGTCGCTCAACATTCCGTTCGACAGCCTGATCTCGACCCAGCAGAATGCGCTCAACGACCGGTCGCTCCAGACTGGCGTGCCGGTCAATGATCTGCCGATCACGGTCAACCGCCCGATCAACCTCAAGGATCTCAAGATCCAGGGTATCGAACTGACCTGGGTGCAGCCGCTCGACTTCCTGGTGAAGGGCCTGGGCTTCTCGGCCAACGGCACCTATCTCAAGCAGAAGTCGTCGTCCGGCCTGGTCGCGACCGGCGTGTCGCCCTACAGCTACAACCTGCAGGGCTTCTACGAAAATGACGACCTGTCGGTCAGCGTCAACTATGTCTGGAATGACGATGCGATCGCGGTGAACGGCCCGCAGAACGGCATCAACGGCGCCGATCTCAAGTCGGATGCCCGGGGCCAGCTCGACATGTCGGCCGGCTATCAGCTGCCCTTCTTCAACAAGGCGCTGCGCCTGACGGTCGATGTGCTCAACATCACCAATGAATCGATCCGCACCACCTTTGAATATTCGAATGCGGCCTATTCGGTCTATTATCCGGGCCGCACGGTGCTGGCGGGCATTCGGGCCAACTTCTGA
- a CDS encoding mannitol dehydrogenase family protein, protein MTRLSSTTLAGLPADIVRPGYDRTAVRSGVVHLGIGAFNRAHQAVIFDDALTAGDLRWGVVAASLRSPGVRDQMMPQDCLYTMLVRDGSAEQARIIGVVSQVLVAPEDPAALVAALAAPDTHIVTLTVTEKGYKLDPATGALIEGDPQLAADLASLAAPQTAPGFLVAALAARRAAGLPPFTAISCDNLPHNGTRLRNAVLALAARHDPALADWIATEGAFPETMVDRIVPATTDADIAALAARLGVEDQAMVKTEPFLQWVIEDKFCGPRPDFGAGVQVTAAVAPWEEAKLRLLNGAHSGIAYLGGLAGIDHVHEVLALPEARHFVETLWDEAQTTLSPPPELDVAAYRRELMARFDNSTLQHRTRQIAMDGSQKLPQRLLATIAARLERGQGIDALSLAVAAWVRWQAGVDDGGEAHVVDDPLAAAIAARLAEASSTQARVDAILAFDAVVPADLAGNAAFRAALIRWLAILEADGARAALAQL, encoded by the coding sequence GTGACCCGTCTTTCCTCCACGACGCTCGCGGGCCTGCCGGCCGACATCGTCCGTCCCGGCTATGATCGGACGGCGGTTCGTTCCGGCGTCGTCCATCTCGGCATCGGCGCCTTCAACCGCGCGCATCAGGCTGTCATCTTCGATGACGCCTTAACGGCGGGCGACCTGCGCTGGGGCGTGGTCGCCGCGTCGCTGCGTTCGCCCGGCGTGCGCGACCAGATGATGCCGCAGGACTGCCTCTATACCATGCTGGTGCGCGATGGATCGGCCGAGCAGGCCCGCATCATCGGCGTGGTGAGCCAGGTGCTGGTCGCGCCGGAAGATCCGGCCGCGCTGGTCGCCGCGCTCGCCGCGCCCGACACCCATATCGTCACCCTGACCGTGACCGAGAAGGGCTATAAGCTCGATCCGGCGACCGGCGCCCTGATCGAGGGCGATCCCCAGCTCGCTGCCGACCTGGCCTCGCTCGCCGCGCCGCAGACTGCGCCCGGCTTCCTCGTCGCTGCGCTCGCGGCGCGCCGGGCAGCAGGCCTGCCGCCCTTCACCGCGATCAGCTGCGACAATCTGCCGCATAATGGCACGCGCCTGCGCAACGCCGTGCTGGCGCTCGCCGCCCGGCACGACCCGGCGCTGGCCGACTGGATCGCGACGGAAGGGGCCTTCCCCGAAACCATGGTCGACCGCATCGTTCCCGCCACCACCGACGCCGATATCGCCGCGCTCGCCGCCCGGCTCGGCGTCGAGGATCAGGCGATGGTCAAGACCGAACCCTTCCTGCAATGGGTGATCGAGGATAAATTCTGCGGCCCGCGCCCCGATTTCGGCGCCGGGGTCCAGGTCACCGCCGCCGTTGCCCCCTGGGAGGAGGCGAAGCTGCGCCTGCTCAACGGCGCGCATAGCGGCATCGCCTATCTCGGCGGCCTTGCCGGCATCGACCATGTCCATGAAGTGCTCGCGCTGCCCGAGGCCCGCCATTTCGTCGAAACCCTGTGGGATGAGGCGCAGACCACCTTGTCGCCGCCGCCCGAGCTGGACGTCGCCGCCTATCGCCGCGAACTGATGGCGCGCTTCGACAATTCGACCCTGCAGCATCGTACGCGCCAGATCGCGATGGACGGGTCGCAGAAGCTGCCCCAGCGCCTGCTCGCCACCATCGCCGCGCGGCTTGAACGCGGGCAGGGGATCGATGCCCTGTCGCTCGCCGTCGCCGCCTGGGTCCGCTGGCAGGCCGGTGTCGATGATGGGGGCGAAGCGCATGTCGTCGACGATCCGCTCGCCGCCGCCATCGCCGCCCGGCTGGCCGAGGCATCCTCGACGCAAGCCCGGGTCGACGCGATCCTGGCCTTCGACGCCGTGGTGCCCGCCGACCTTGCCGGCAATGCCGCCTTCCGCGCCGCGCTGATCCGCTGGCTCGCCATCCTCGAAGCCGACGGCGCTCGCGCCGCGCTCGCCCAGCTCTGA
- a CDS encoding SGNH/GDSL hydrolase family protein, with protein sequence MIRPFLASLTLALLACQPVAAKTCTPTWVSGWASSQFRPTGDAVLPAGTLADQTLRQIIRPSVAGDHVRVRLSNTAGTQPLHIAGASIARARGAASAAVDPATLVSLRFDGQPEVVIPAGADYLSDPVALPVQARDNLAVSIRYQGDPEQTSHPGSRATSWHLAGDHLTDDAMAGAASFDHWFHLAAVEVQRCAPGRLIVALGDSITDGKGSTTNGNDRWTDRLIDRLQADPKRRDIAVVNQGIGGNRLLNDGLGPNALARFDRDVLAQPGVTHLILLEGVNDLGTLTRDAPVSLDAHKAHVARIIGAYRQIIARAHARGIQVIGATIMPFVGNDYYHADAQNEADRQAVNAWIRAPGNFDGLVDFDRATRDPARPDRLLPAYDGGDALHPNPAGYRAMGDAVALALFD encoded by the coding sequence ATGATCCGCCCGTTCCTCGCCAGCCTGACGCTTGCCCTATTGGCATGCCAGCCCGTCGCGGCGAAGACCTGCACGCCGACCTGGGTTTCAGGCTGGGCCTCCTCGCAATTCCGGCCGACCGGCGACGCGGTGCTGCCGGCGGGTACGCTGGCGGACCAGACCCTGCGTCAGATCATCCGCCCCTCGGTCGCGGGCGATCATGTCCGCGTCCGCCTGTCGAACACCGCCGGAACGCAACCGCTGCATATCGCCGGCGCCAGCATCGCCCGCGCGCGCGGGGCAGCATCGGCGGCGGTCGATCCGGCGACGCTGGTCTCGCTGCGGTTCGACGGCCAGCCGGAGGTGGTCATTCCCGCCGGCGCCGACTATCTGTCCGATCCGGTCGCCCTGCCGGTGCAGGCCCGCGACAATCTCGCGGTGTCGATCCGCTATCAGGGCGACCCCGAACAGACATCCCATCCCGGATCGCGTGCGACATCCTGGCATCTGGCCGGCGATCATCTGACCGATGATGCGATGGCGGGCGCCGCCAGTTTCGACCATTGGTTCCATCTTGCCGCAGTCGAGGTGCAGCGCTGTGCGCCCGGTCGCCTGATCGTGGCGCTGGGCGATTCCATCACCGATGGCAAGGGATCGACCACCAACGGCAATGACCGCTGGACCGACCGGCTGATCGACCGGCTTCAGGCCGACCCGAAGCGGCGCGACATCGCCGTCGTCAATCAGGGGATCGGCGGCAACCGGCTGCTGAATGACGGCCTCGGCCCCAATGCGCTGGCCCGGTTCGACCGCGACGTGCTGGCCCAGCCGGGCGTCACCCATCTGATCCTGCTGGAAGGGGTCAATGACCTTGGCACGCTGACCCGCGATGCGCCCGTCAGCCTGGACGCGCACAAGGCCCATGTCGCCCGCATCATCGGCGCCTATCGCCAGATCATCGCCCGCGCCCATGCGCGCGGCATACAGGTGATCGGCGCCACCATCATGCCCTTTGTCGGCAATGATTATTATCATGCCGATGCCCAGAATGAGGCGGATCGGCAGGCCGTGAATGCCTGGATCCGCGCGCCGGGGAATTTTGACGGGCTGGTCGACTTCGACCGGGCAACCCGCGATCCGGCCCGCCCCGATCGGTTGCTGCCGGCCTATGATGGCGGTGATGCGCTCCACCCCAACCCGGCCGGCTATCGCGCCATGGGCGACGCGGTGGCGCTGGCATTGTTCGATTAA
- a CDS encoding Lrp/AsnC family transcriptional regulator yields the protein MDNRATMVELDEFDRRIIAALVEDGRMTVTDLAASVGLSKTPCQVRLKRLQESGVIRGFRAIVDPAKLGMDHVAFTEVKLSDTRENALREFNAAVRRIPEVEECHMLASNFDYLLKVRTADIRRYRIVLGEKISALPHVASTSTFVAMETVLESGSQRPRR from the coding sequence ATGGATAATAGGGCAACCATGGTCGAATTGGACGAGTTCGACCGGCGTATCATCGCCGCCCTGGTCGAGGATGGTCGCATGACCGTGACCGACCTGGCCGCCAGCGTCGGCCTGTCCAAGACGCCGTGCCAGGTGCGGTTGAAGCGGTTGCAGGAGAGCGGCGTCATTCGCGGATTTCGCGCGATCGTCGATCCGGCCAAGCTGGGGATGGATCATGTCGCCTTTACCGAGGTGAAGCTGAGCGACACGCGCGAGAATGCGTTGCGGGAATTCAATGCGGCGGTCCGGCGTATCCCGGAGGTCGAGGAATGCCATATGTTGGCGAGCAATTTCGACTATCTGCTCAAGGTCCGCACCGCCGACATCAGGCGCTATCGCATCGTCCTGGGCGAAAAAATATCCGCCCTGCCCCATGTCGCCAGCACATCGACCTTCGTGGCGATGGAGACCGTATTGGAATCGGGCAGCCAACGACCACGACGATAA
- the galB gene encoding beta-galactosidase GalB, whose amino-acid sequence MKTLRTILLASCLLSPATLLAAPRDSVSISRDWRFTKGDPAGLTEDLRYDVRPSIEDAGDGKVADARPDAAVQVDDGGARVLKPWILPGANPFIADPAKHHTRPAGNPGGTVSYVQPGFDDSGWTHVDLPHDWAIAGPFIKDGPYGGMGRLPSWGIGWYRKALTIPASDKGKSIFLDVEGAMSYATVWLNGKLVGGWPYGYNSFRLDLTPYAVPGGQNQLVIRLDNPQASARWYPGGGLYRDIYLTTTNKVHVGQWGSIVRTPQVSKAQASVDLSLTLDNDGDTPAQVEVATALYAIDASGKRIGRPVASIARQSTSIAAHGKAELKGSTILSNPRLWGPPPTQAPNRYVAVSTVTQGGKLIDSYETRFGVRDIRFDPDKGVIVNGEQIPLRGVNNHHDLGALGAAFNARAAERQLEILRDMGTNAVRMSHNPPAPELLELTDRMGFLVMDEVFDSWEKKKTPHDFHLIFPDWHEADARAMLRRDRNHPSIIIWSIGNEVGEQYDGEAGAKIGRELVAIAHQEDPTRPATSAMNYAKADMALPTTVDVISLNYQGAGIRGIVGQYPAFRAKFPDKLILSTESASALSSRGEYMFPVAGAISGPVRPWSGGNPDTHQVSAYEMHAADFGSSPDRVWAADDQNPYVAGEFVWTGFDYLGEPTPYYTSRSSYSGILDLAGFPKDRFWLYQARWRPDLQFAHILPHWSWPDRVGQITPVHVFSSADEAELFVNGKSQGKVKKRDYEYRFRWDYVVYEPGEVKVVTWKKGQPWATETIRTVGEAAKLSLTADRSAIADDGRDLSFVTLKILDKDGNVVPAAKQDIRFSIEGPGEIVATDNGDPTDLTAFPSQERKAFNGLALVIVKAKPGEKGRVIVRASAPGLASAQAVISTNATVR is encoded by the coding sequence ATGAAGACCCTGCGCACCATCCTGCTGGCTTCCTGCCTGCTCAGCCCCGCGACCCTGCTGGCCGCGCCGCGCGACAGCGTCTCGATCAGCCGCGACTGGCGCTTCACCAAGGGCGATCCCGCCGGCCTGACCGAGGATCTGCGCTATGATGTACGCCCGTCGATCGAGGACGCCGGCGACGGCAAGGTGGCCGACGCCCGCCCGGACGCGGCGGTGCAGGTGGACGACGGCGGCGCACGGGTGCTCAAGCCCTGGATCTTGCCCGGCGCCAATCCCTTCATCGCCGATCCCGCCAAGCATCACACCCGTCCCGCCGGCAATCCGGGCGGTACCGTTTCCTATGTCCAGCCCGGCTTCGACGACAGCGGCTGGACCCATGTCGACCTGCCGCACGACTGGGCGATCGCCGGTCCCTTCATCAAGGACGGTCCCTATGGCGGCATGGGCCGCCTGCCGAGCTGGGGCATTGGCTGGTATCGCAAGGCGCTGACCATCCCCGCCAGCGACAAGGGCAAGTCGATCTTCCTCGATGTCGAAGGGGCGATGTCCTACGCCACCGTCTGGCTCAATGGAAAGCTCGTCGGCGGCTGGCCCTATGGCTATAACAGCTTCCGCCTCGACCTCACCCCCTATGCGGTGCCGGGCGGGCAGAACCAGCTGGTGATCCGCCTCGACAATCCCCAGGCTTCGGCGCGCTGGTATCCCGGCGGCGGCCTCTATCGTGACATCTACCTCACCACCACCAACAAGGTTCATGTCGGCCAGTGGGGCAGCATCGTCCGCACGCCCCAGGTCAGCAAGGCGCAGGCCAGCGTCGACCTCAGCCTCACCCTCGACAATGACGGCGACACCCCGGCGCAGGTCGAGGTCGCGACCGCCCTCTATGCGATCGACGCCAGCGGCAAGCGCATCGGCCGCCCGGTCGCCAGCATCGCCCGCCAGTCCACCAGCATCGCCGCCCATGGCAAGGCGGAGCTGAAGGGCAGCACGATCCTCAGCAACCCGCGCCTCTGGGGCCCGCCGCCCACGCAAGCGCCCAACCGCTATGTCGCCGTCTCCACCGTCACCCAGGGCGGCAAGCTGATCGACAGCTATGAAACCCGCTTCGGCGTGCGCGACATCCGGTTCGATCCCGACAAGGGCGTGATCGTCAATGGCGAGCAGATCCCGCTGCGGGGCGTCAACAATCACCATGATCTCGGCGCACTCGGCGCCGCCTTCAACGCCCGCGCGGCCGAGCGCCAGCTCGAAATCCTGCGCGACATGGGCACCAACGCCGTGCGCATGAGCCATAATCCGCCCGCGCCCGAACTGCTAGAGCTCACCGACCGCATGGGCTTTCTGGTGATGGACGAAGTGTTCGACAGCTGGGAGAAGAAGAAGACCCCGCACGACTTCCACCTGATCTTCCCGGATTGGCATGAGGCCGACGCGCGCGCCATGCTGCGCCGCGACCGCAACCATCCCTCGATCATCATCTGGAGCATCGGCAACGAGGTCGGCGAACAATATGATGGCGAGGCGGGCGCGAAGATCGGCCGGGAACTGGTCGCCATCGCGCATCAGGAAGACCCGACCCGCCCGGCCACCAGCGCGATGAACTATGCCAAGGCGGACATGGCTCTGCCGACCACGGTCGACGTCATCAGCTTGAATTATCAGGGCGCCGGCATTCGCGGCATCGTCGGCCAATATCCCGCCTTCCGCGCGAAATTCCCGGACAAGCTCATCCTGTCCACCGAAAGCGCCTCGGCCCTTTCCAGCCGGGGCGAATATATGTTCCCGGTTGCCGGCGCGATCAGCGGCCCGGTCCGTCCCTGGTCCGGCGGCAATCCCGACACGCATCAGGTCTCCGCCTATGAGATGCATGCCGCCGATTTCGGCTCCTCGCCCGATCGGGTCTGGGCTGCCGATGACCAGAACCCCTATGTCGCGGGCGAGTTCGTCTGGACCGGCTTCGACTATCTGGGCGAACCCACGCCCTATTATACGTCGCGCAGCTCCTATTCCGGCATCCTCGATCTCGCCGGTTTCCCCAAGGACCGCTTCTGGCTCTACCAGGCGCGCTGGCGGCCGGACCTCCAATTCGCGCATATCCTGCCGCACTGGAGCTGGCCGGACCGGGTGGGTCAGATCACCCCGGTCCATGTCTTCTCCTCGGCCGACGAGGCGGAGCTGTTCGTCAACGGTAAGTCGCAGGGCAAGGTCAAGAAGCGCGATTATGAATATCGCTTCCGCTGGGACTATGTCGTCTATGAACCGGGCGAGGTGAAGGTCGTCACCTGGAAGAAGGGCCAGCCCTGGGCGACCGAGACGATCCGCACCGTGGGTGAGGCGGCCAAGCTGTCGCTGACCGCCGATCGCAGCGCCATTGCCGATGACGGCCGTGACCTCAGCTTCGTGACGCTCAAGATCCTCGACAAGGACGGCAATGTCGTCCCCGCCGCCAAGCAGGACATCCGCTTCTCGATCGAGGGGCCGGGCGAAATCGTCGCCACCGACAATGGCGACCCGACTGACCTGACCGCCTTTCCATCGCAGGAGCGTAAGGCTTTCAATGGCCTGGCGCTGGTGATCGTGAAGGCCAAGCCGGGCGAGAAGGGGCGGGTGATTGTTCGCGCCAGCGCCCCCGGCCTCGCGTCGGCTCAGGCCGTCATCAGCACAAATGCCACAGTCCGCTGA